The following proteins come from a genomic window of Pseudomonas sp. WJP1:
- the secG gene encoding preprotein translocase subunit SecG gives MLETVVVVFHLLGALGVVALVLLQQGKGADAGASFGAGASNTVFGSQGSSTFLSKFTAILAAGFFITSLGLGYFAKEKAHQLTQVGLPNPAVLEVPKQQPASDDVPVLQEQKSATPATDVPPAQEQK, from the coding sequence ATGCTGGAAACAGTCGTAGTCGTTTTTCATCTGCTGGGTGCATTGGGCGTAGTGGCTCTGGTTTTGCTGCAGCAGGGTAAAGGTGCGGACGCTGGCGCGTCTTTCGGAGCAGGTGCTTCAAATACTGTGTTCGGAAGCCAAGGTTCCTCTACCTTTCTTAGTAAGTTTACTGCTATACTTGCCGCAGGTTTCTTCATAACCAGCTTAGGGTTAGGTTACTTTGCTAAAGAGAAAGCTCACCAGCTGACTCAAGTAGGTTTGCCAAACCCGGCAGTGTTGGAAGTTCCAAAGCAACAACCGGCTTCTGATGATGTCCCGGTGCTTCAAGAGCAAAAGTCGGCTACTCCAGCGACTGACGTACCTCCAGCTCAAGAGCAGAAGTAA
- the tpiA gene encoding triose-phosphate isomerase, whose product MRRPMVAGNWKMHGTRASVAELINGLRDLALPSGVEVAVFPPLLHISQVVDGLKGKPVSIGAQNSAVEVGQGALTGEVSPSQLVDAGCSLVLVGHSERRQLMGEQDEVLVRKFAAAQASGLVPVLCIGETLEQREAGKTLEVVSQQLGSIIEELGVDVFAKAVIAYEPVWAIGTGLTASPQQAQDVHAAIRAQLAAENSEVAQGVRLLYGGSVKAANAVELFGMPDIDGGLIGGASLNADEFGAICRAAGN is encoded by the coding sequence ATGCGTCGCCCTATGGTAGCTGGTAACTGGAAGATGCACGGTACCCGCGCCAGCGTCGCTGAGCTGATCAACGGCCTACGTGACTTGGCCTTGCCGAGCGGTGTTGAAGTAGCGGTATTCCCGCCTTTGTTGCATATCAGCCAAGTGGTTGATGGCTTGAAAGGAAAGCCGGTTTCGATCGGCGCGCAGAATTCTGCGGTGGAAGTCGGACAAGGCGCACTGACCGGTGAGGTCTCGCCAAGTCAGTTGGTGGATGCAGGTTGTTCCCTGGTGCTTGTCGGGCACTCCGAACGCCGCCAGTTAATGGGCGAGCAGGACGAAGTGCTGGTTCGCAAGTTTGCAGCGGCTCAGGCAAGTGGCCTGGTTCCGGTGTTGTGCATAGGGGAGACCCTTGAGCAGCGTGAAGCCGGGAAGACCCTTGAGGTCGTTTCGCAGCAGCTGGGTAGCATCATCGAAGAGCTGGGCGTCGATGTGTTTGCAAAGGCAGTAATCGCTTACGAGCCGGTCTGGGCCATTGGCACCGGGCTGACTGCTTCACCGCAACAGGCGCAGGATGTGCACGCAGCCATTCGCGCACAGTTGGCGGCAGAGAATTCTGAAGTCGCACAAGGTGTGCGGCTTCTATACGGCGGCAGCGTGAAGGCGGCCAATGCGGTCGAACTGTTCGGCATGCCGGATATCGATGGGGGCCTCATTGGTGGGGCTTCCCTGAATGCAGATGAGTTCGGTGCGATTTGTCGCGCCGCGGGAAACTGA